From one Bombyx mori chromosome 5, ASM3026992v2 genomic stretch:
- the RnrS gene encoding ribonucleoside diphosphate reductase small subunit produces the protein MAPTVDKENLHSGINGENRVQTKSPMKNSVLATKNDNLTEEMDLDKNFEEFDPQKEPLLRENPRRFVIFPIQYPDIWQMYKKAEASFWTVEEVDLSKDLSDWETLKDSERHFIKHVLAFFAASDGIVNENLVERFSQEVQVTEARCFYGFQIAMENVHSEMYSLLIDTYIRDPKERDFLFNAVETLPCVKKKADWALQWIASKTATFGERIVAFAAVEGIFFSGSFASIFWLKKRGLMPGLTFSNELISRDEGLHTDFACLMFQHLVQKPTKECVLHIIKDAVVIEQEFLTDALPVRLLGMNCELMSQYIEFVADRLLVDLIGEKHYNTKNPFDFMNLISLEGKTNFFEKKVGEYQKCGVMANRLDNVFTLDADF, from the exons ATGGCTCCTACTGTTGATAAAGAGAATCTTCATAGCGGAATCAACGGTGAAAACCGTGTGCAAACGAAG tcgcccatgaaAAATAGTGTATTGGCTACGAAAAATGACAATTTGACTGAGGAAATGGACCTCGATAAAAATTTCGAAGAGTTCGACCCACAAAAGGAACCTCTGCTGCGGGAGAACCCGCGGCGCTTTGTCATCTTCCCTATTCAATACCCCGATATATGGCAAATGTACAAGAAAGCTGAAGCTTCGTTTTGGACCGTCGAGGAAGTCGATTTGTCCAAG GATTTATCAGACTGGGAAACCTTAAAAGATAGTGAGAGACATTTCATCAAGCATGTCCTTGCTTTCTTTGCGGCTTCAGATGGCATTGTAAATGAAAACTTGGTTGAGAGATTTTCACAAGAAGTTCAAGTCACTGAGGCAAGATGTTTCTATGGCTTCCAGATAGCCATGGAAAATGTTCATTCTGAAATGTATTCCCTGCTTATAGATACCTACATCAGAGATCCGAAGGAGAG agatTTTCTGTTTAATGCGGTTGAGACTCTTCCCTGTGTAAAGAAGAAAGCAGATTGGGCTCTACAGTGGATTGCAAGCAAGACTGCAACATTTGGTGAAAGGATTGTTGCCTTTGCAGCTGTAGAAGGAATCTTTTTCTCAGGCAGTTTTGCTTCCATCTTCTGGCTCAAAAAGCGGGGCCTTATGCCGGGACTTACATTCAGTAATGAACTTATTTCCAGGGATGAG GGTCTGCATACAGATTTTGCTTGTCTGATGTTCCAACACTTAGTTCAAAAGCCAACTAAGGAATGTGTCCTGCATATTATAAAAGATGCAGTAGTCATTGAACAAGAGTTTCTCACAGATGCGCTCCCTGTAAGACTGCTCGGTATGAACTGCGAACTAATGTCTCAGTACATAGAGTTTGTTGCAGATAGATTACTTGTTGATCTAATTGGAGAAAAg CATTACAACACAAAGAACCCCTTCGACTTCATGAATCTAATATCGCTGGAAGGTAAGACAAACTTTTTTGAGAAGAAAGTTGGAGAATACCAAAAATGCGGTGTGATGGCCAATCGCCTTGACAATGTGTTCACACTAGATGCAGACTTCTAG